The following proteins are encoded in a genomic region of Triticum dicoccoides isolate Atlit2015 ecotype Zavitan chromosome 1B, WEW_v2.0, whole genome shotgun sequence:
- the LOC119349342 gene encoding uncharacterized protein LOC119349342 isoform X1, with protein sequence MTGNARKVRRPQSYDSVPTDWSAAVLCAVRGCDHVACHLGPFFVVFLTLHEGEGVATATVYSSETRTWSSRSSLHLGVFEDELRLPSITTLLTGGAIHYLFVRDALAGILKYDLGTSCLSEVELLLEIPVEDYEYYPVLIAPDEDDGRLGIADLDDENLDLSLWWREVGPDQVAAWTQRTVINLKNHVHVDRPDAPSWLRGSIEGTAIVFVITDLGTYKIDLKLLPRSLSCEKLKLSKEFSESDSIHTLIPYLSFYSLPGAQIEKLVDSGASETGSDEELGESEAGSSDEDMKETDAGSSDDEGGESETGSSDEESGESEAGTSDEEMEECDAGSSDDQ encoded by the exons ATGACGGGCAACGCCAGGAAGGTGCGGCGTCCACAGAGCTACGATAGTGTTCCAACAGATTGGAGCGCAGCTGTGCTTTGTGCTGTGCGCGGCTGCGACCACGTGGCTTGCCACTTGGGCCCATTCTTCGTTGTCTTCCTCACCCTTCATGAGGGCGAGGGGGTGGCCACGGCCACCGTTTACTCGTCCGAGACAAGGACTTGGAGCTCTCGGTCATCCCTTCACCTTGGTGTTTTTGAAGATGAACTGCGCTTGCCTAGCATCACCACATTGCTCACTGGAGGTGCGATCCATTATCTCTTTGTGCGCGATGCTCTCGCTGGTATTCTCAAGTACGACTTGGGCACGTCTTGCTTGTCAGAGGTTGAGCTGCTGCTGGAGATTCCGGTCGAGGACTACGAGTACTATCCGGTCCTCATTGCACCGGATGAGGACGATGGTCGGCTGGGGATTGCAGATCTGGACGACGAAAACCTCGACCTCTCCTTGTGGTGGAGGGAGGTTGGTCCCGACCAAGTTGCAGCATGGACACAACGAACAGTCATCAACCTCAAGAATCATGTCCATGTAGACCGTCCAGATGCACCAAGTTGGTTGCGTGGCTCTATTGAAGGCACGGCCATAGTTTTTGTAATCACAGATCTTGGCACCTACAAGATTGATCTCAAGTTACTCCCTCGTTCCCTAAGTTGCGAGAAGCTAAAGCTCTCGAAAGAGTTTTCTGAATCTGACAGTATACACACCCTCATCCCCTATTTAAGCTTTTACAGTCTACCAG GGGCACAAATAGAGAAACTGGTTGATTCAGGAGCAAGTGAAACGGGCAGCGACGAGGAATTGGGAGAAAGTGAGGCTGGAAGCAGCGATGAGGACATGAAAGAAACTGATGCTGGGAGCAGCGATGATGAAGGAGGAGAAAGTGAAACAGGAAGCAGCGACGAGGAATCGGGAGAAAGTGAAGCTGGAACCAGCGACGAGGAAATGGAAGAATGTGATGCTGGGAGCAGCGATGATCAATGA
- the LOC119349342 gene encoding uncharacterized protein LOC119349342 isoform X2, which translates to MTGNARKVRRPQSYDSVPTDWSAAVLCAVRGCDHVACHLGPFFVVFLTLHEGEGVATATVYSSETRTWSSRSSLHLGVFEDELRLPSITTLLTGEVELLLEIPVEDYEYYPVLIAPDEDDGRLGIADLDDENLDLSLWWREVGPDQVAAWTQRTVINLKNHVHVDRPDAPSWLRGSIEGTAIVFVITDLGTYKIDLKLLPRSLSCEKLKLSKEFSESDSIHTLIPYLSFYSLPGAQIEKLVDSGASETGSDEELGESEAGSSDEDMKETDAGSSDDEGGESETGSSDEESGESEAGTSDEEMEECDAGSSDDQ; encoded by the exons ATGACGGGCAACGCCAGGAAGGTGCGGCGTCCACAGAGCTACGATAGTGTTCCAACAGATTGGAGCGCAGCTGTGCTTTGTGCTGTGCGCGGCTGCGACCACGTGGCTTGCCACTTGGGCCCATTCTTCGTTGTCTTCCTCACCCTTCATGAGGGCGAGGGGGTGGCCACGGCCACCGTTTACTCGTCCGAGACAAGGACTTGGAGCTCTCGGTCATCCCTTCACCTTGGTGTTTTTGAAGATGAACTGCGCTTGCCTAGCATCACCACATTGCTCACTGGAG AGGTTGAGCTGCTGCTGGAGATTCCGGTCGAGGACTACGAGTACTATCCGGTCCTCATTGCACCGGATGAGGACGATGGTCGGCTGGGGATTGCAGATCTGGACGACGAAAACCTCGACCTCTCCTTGTGGTGGAGGGAGGTTGGTCCCGACCAAGTTGCAGCATGGACACAACGAACAGTCATCAACCTCAAGAATCATGTCCATGTAGACCGTCCAGATGCACCAAGTTGGTTGCGTGGCTCTATTGAAGGCACGGCCATAGTTTTTGTAATCACAGATCTTGGCACCTACAAGATTGATCTCAAGTTACTCCCTCGTTCCCTAAGTTGCGAGAAGCTAAAGCTCTCGAAAGAGTTTTCTGAATCTGACAGTATACACACCCTCATCCCCTATTTAAGCTTTTACAGTCTACCAG GGGCACAAATAGAGAAACTGGTTGATTCAGGAGCAAGTGAAACGGGCAGCGACGAGGAATTGGGAGAAAGTGAGGCTGGAAGCAGCGATGAGGACATGAAAGAAACTGATGCTGGGAGCAGCGATGATGAAGGAGGAGAAAGTGAAACAGGAAGCAGCGACGAGGAATCGGGAGAAAGTGAAGCTGGAACCAGCGACGAGGAAATGGAAGAATGTGATGCTGGGAGCAGCGATGATCAATGA